TGCCAACAGCAAGCTCTACGGCACGCTGGGCAGCCGGCGGCTGGACTTCCGCTTCTTCGACCTGCACGCCGGCGTGGAGGCGCACCTGGCCGCGCTTCGCGGGTTCGCACCCGAGGTGCTGGTGGCACCGGCCAGTGTGCTGGCCTGGCTCGCCGACAACGCCGGCGCCATGCCGACGCCGCGCAAGGTCATCTCGGTCGCCGAGGTGCTGGAGCCCGACGACGAGCGGCGCATCACGCAAGCCTTCGGCCTGCCGGTGCACCAGCTCTATCAATGCACCGAGGGCTTCCTGGGCTACACCTGCGAGCACGGCGCCCTGCATCTCAACGAAGAGTTCGTTTATGTGGAGCCGGAATGGCTCGACGCCGAACGCACGCGCTTTCAACCCCTCGTGACCGACTTCACCCGCAGCGCGCAGCTCTTTGTGCGGCACCGTCTGACCGATGTCCTGACGGTCTTGCCAGGCGAGTGCGGCTGCGGCCGACCGACCCGCCGGCTGGCCAGCATCGCCGGGCGGATGGATGACGTGCTGTGGCTGCCCCACCGGGACGGCACGCGGCTGGTGGCGCTGTTCCCGGACATCGTCCGCCATGCCATCGTGCGCAGGCACGAGGCGCACCCGGACTACCGCCTGAGCCAGCAGGGCGACACCCTGGAGCTGGCGGTCGAGGGTGGAGAAGCCGCCGCCTACGAGGCCATCGTCGACGCGGTGAACGAGACGATCCAACGCCTGGGCATGGCCACCCCCTCATGGCGCCAGGTGCCCATGCCTGCGGCCTCCGGCATGGCCAAGCGCCGGCGCATCCGCTGCGTCGCCAAGCCCGTCATGCCGCATCGATCCAGCGAGGTGGCCCGCCATGCCTGATGTCCTGCTGCTCGGAGGCCGCGCCCCCGTCACCCTCGACCATGCCCGCCGCTTCGCCCACCATGGCTGGCGGGTTCATGTCGCCGACAGCATCTCCTGCCGTCTGAGCACTTCTTCCCGGGCCGTCAGCGGCTCGGTCCGCCTGGCGTCGCCCCGGCATGCGCCCGCCGAGTTCGTGCGGGGCCTGCGGGAGGCCATCACCCGCTGGGACATCGCGCTGATCGTGCCGACCTGCGAGGAGGTGTTCTTCCTGTCGCGCTACCGCCACCTGCTCCCGGCATCGGTTCGGGTGCTGGCGGATGATTTCGAGTTGCTCCGTGCGCTGCACAGCAAGTGGCATTTCCTGCAATTGGCGCAGGGTTGCGGGGCCGGCGTGCCGGAGGCGGCCACCGTCGACTCATTGCCGCAGGCCCGGGACTGGGCCGGTGGACGGGCGGTGGTGCTCAAGCCGGAGTTCTCGCGTTTCGGCGTGCATGTCCGTCTGTATCCCGACGGCATCCCGGCCGACGCTCCGCCCTTGCCGCCGATGGGCCGATGGGTCGTGCAGCAGTTCATCGCCGGTCAGGAGTTCTCCTCGTACAGCGTGGCGGATCGTGGCCGCCTGCTGGCGCACAGTCTCTATCGACCGGCGTATCGACTGGCGGCCAGTGCAAGCTTCTATTTCGAAGCGGCCCGCATCGAGGCGAGTCGGACGTTTGTCGAGGCGCTGGTGCGGAAGACCGGCTTCACCGGCCAGATTTCCTTTGACTGGATGCTCGACGCCGAGGGCACGCTCAGCGTCCTGGAATGCAATCCCCGCGCCACCAGCGGCTGCCATCTCTTCGCGCTCGCCGACCCGTTGCCGGACGCCCTCGCCGGGATATCCAGCGCCTTGTTGGAACCCTCCACGGCGCGTCCCCGGATGCTCGGACCGGTGATGCTGTCGGCGGGCTTGGCAGCGGCCGTCAGAGACGGCCGCCTGGCCGAATGGCGGCGCGACTTTCAGGCCGCAGAGGATGTCATCGTTGCGCCGGGGGACCGCTGGCCGCTGATCGGTGCGGCGCTCGACATGGGGGCCTACGCCGCCCTGGCGCTTCGCCGACGCAGCAGCCTGCGCGAGGCCTCCACCCAGGACATCGAATGGGACGGCCAGGCACTCCTGGACGTCGCCGGATGACGGCGAACCTCGCCAGCACGCCGTTGGGCGAGCAGGCTCGCGCGTTCGCCCTGCTCCACCAAGGCCAGCCCACGCGCCCGTTCGTCGCCAACCTGGACGCTGCGGTCGACCGAGTGGACGCCGGGCCGTATGCATTCCCCACCACCCTGGCGTCGCCCGCCGAGCGCAACGCCTGGGTGGTGTCGCCCGCGACGACCTATGGTCGCTACGCGGTCGAAGAGTCCGAGCGCCTGGCACCCGCATGGGCACGGCCGCCGCTGCGGGCCGCGACCGACTGGGCGACCCGTGAGATGCAGGCGACGGGGCTGGGCCGTGCGGTCTCGGTCAACAACTGGCTGGTGAGCACCAATCTCTATCCACCGATGGACGCACCCGTGGTCGACGCCCTGCGCGACTGCTGCATCGCGCGTTGGCCCAACAGCGCCATCTGGTTCCGCTCGCTCAACCGGGTTCAGCACGGCCCGTGGCTGGACGCCCTGGTGGCCGCGGGATTCCAGCTGATCCCCACGCGGCAGGTCTACCTGTTCCCGGACCTGAATGCCAACCGCAGCAGCAA
The Roseateles amylovorans genome window above contains:
- a CDS encoding GNAT family N-acetyltransferase, which codes for MTANLASTPLGEQARAFALLHQGQPTRPFVANLDAAVDRVDAGPYAFPTTLASPAERNAWVVSPATTYGRYAVEESERLAPAWARPPLRAATDWATREMQATGLGRAVSVNNWLVSTNLYPPMDAPVVDALRDCCIARWPNSAIWFRSLNRVQHGPWLDALVAAGFQLIPTRQVYLFPDLNANRSSNLKRDLALMRKTALRPVAHPEFQPADFVRSERLYAQLYLEKYSTLNPAYTAEFLRTWHHAGLLHMAGWRDANGQLQAVLGLFTQGDVSTAPIVGYNTDLSPTLGLYRLLMAQAFRHAIQSRTVLNLSAGAGSFKRLRGGVPAIEYSAVYARHLPLRSRRFLGTLQAVTRGFGVPLMKWMKL
- a CDS encoding ATP-grasp domain-containing protein gives rise to the protein MPDVLLLGGRAPVTLDHARRFAHHGWRVHVADSISCRLSTSSRAVSGSVRLASPRHAPAEFVRGLREAITRWDIALIVPTCEEVFFLSRYRHLLPASVRVLADDFELLRALHSKWHFLQLAQGCGAGVPEAATVDSLPQARDWAGGRAVVLKPEFSRFGVHVRLYPDGIPADAPPLPPMGRWVVQQFIAGQEFSSYSVADRGRLLAHSLYRPAYRLAASASFYFEAARIEASRTFVEALVRKTGFTGQISFDWMLDAEGTLSVLECNPRATSGCHLFALADPLPDALAGISSALLEPSTARPRMLGPVMLSAGLAAAVRDGRLAEWRRDFQAAEDVIVAPGDRWPLIGAALDMGAYAALALRRRSSLREASTQDIEWDGQALLDVAG
- a CDS encoding F390 synthetase-related protein — protein: MRASEALTLLSAFARARWGYRFADRDQLEAWQRRQVARFLSRQLPRAPFYRDYRNAPLAALPIVDKATLLARFADLNTQGVTLAQATAFALAAEASRDFSHALPHSGGDAGLADLTVGLSSGTQGTRGVFLASSRERTLWAGILLARTLDGPLLHDLVLRRTPLRVAFFLRANSKLYGTLGSRRLDFRFFDLHAGVEAHLAALRGFAPEVLVAPASVLAWLADNAGAMPTPRKVISVAEVLEPDDERRITQAFGLPVHQLYQCTEGFLGYTCEHGALHLNEEFVYVEPEWLDAERTRFQPLVTDFTRSAQLFVRHRLTDVLTVLPGECGCGRPTRRLASIAGRMDDVLWLPHRDGTRLVALFPDIVRHAIVRRHEAHPDYRLSQQGDTLELAVEGGEAAAYEAIVDAVNETIQRLGMATPSWRQVPMPAASGMAKRRRIRCVAKPVMPHRSSEVARHA